The proteins below are encoded in one region of Effusibacillus dendaii:
- a CDS encoding MFS transporter produces the protein MKKVAGTVWGYRHIVLLIVWLLYIINYFDRLSVLTFLPFIQKDLQLTPVQVGQLASVFFFAYAIAQVTAGFLADKYGSKKIMGFAITVFTAVTALTGVVKSFGQFIVLRIGLGLGEGHHFPPASRSINNWFPTEERGRAMSFFTTSWAVAPAIVPVLITTLSVYFFEGQWRPVFYVLALPGLLGIWALWYFVTDSPKEMLDKGRLKKEEYEHIVANTPDDVKTPVEKKKKNYGIFLKDGYFYVYLVVLFCQLAVYWGSTTWLSTFLVKQHGMDLKAMGFFASAPYVVAFFAMILGGWLMDKVFNRMKPIALIAYLGCIPVLWLLGTVEKGNTGLLLTLLMLSGFFINLNFGSIYAYLQKRYPKEIIGSAIGVANGVGQLGSFVSPLIAGYLVKVGPDGTQDFRMVFVFFALASALAALCSFILKEQQITTSHHPAIRENETSNL, from the coding sequence GTGAAAAAAGTTGCTGGGACAGTTTGGGGATATCGCCATATAGTTTTGCTGATCGTTTGGTTGCTTTACATTATCAATTATTTTGACAGGTTATCTGTTTTAACTTTTCTTCCGTTCATTCAAAAGGATCTTCAACTTACCCCGGTACAGGTGGGGCAACTGGCATCCGTGTTTTTCTTTGCATATGCCATTGCTCAAGTGACGGCTGGGTTTCTCGCTGACAAATACGGATCCAAAAAAATCATGGGCTTCGCAATCACCGTATTTACAGCCGTTACCGCTTTGACAGGTGTAGTCAAGAGCTTTGGGCAATTCATTGTACTTCGAATCGGATTGGGACTTGGGGAAGGACATCATTTCCCGCCTGCTTCCCGGTCGATTAATAACTGGTTCCCAACTGAAGAAAGAGGACGTGCCATGTCGTTCTTTACAACTTCATGGGCTGTCGCACCTGCAATTGTTCCCGTTCTTATAACTACTCTGTCTGTATATTTCTTCGAAGGTCAGTGGAGACCTGTGTTTTATGTTCTGGCACTTCCAGGGCTGTTGGGTATCTGGGCCCTGTGGTACTTTGTAACAGATTCGCCCAAAGAAATGCTCGACAAAGGTCGATTGAAAAAAGAGGAGTATGAGCACATCGTTGCAAACACCCCTGACGACGTAAAAACTCCAGTAGAAAAAAAGAAAAAAAACTATGGGATTTTTCTGAAAGATGGTTACTTTTACGTATATTTGGTGGTATTGTTTTGCCAGTTGGCAGTATATTGGGGGAGTACTACCTGGTTAAGCACTTTTCTGGTCAAACAGCATGGCATGGATCTTAAAGCGATGGGATTTTTCGCCTCGGCTCCATATGTTGTTGCCTTCTTTGCGATGATTCTTGGTGGGTGGTTAATGGATAAAGTGTTTAATCGAATGAAACCGATCGCCCTAATTGCATATTTAGGGTGTATCCCGGTCTTATGGTTGCTTGGCACTGTTGAAAAAGGCAATACAGGGCTTCTGTTGACTCTGTTAATGCTGTCAGGATTCTTTATTAACCTGAATTTCGGTTCTATCTATGCATATTTACAGAAAAGGTACCCAAAAGAAATAATTGGAAGTGCGATCGGAGTGGCTAATGGAGTTGGCCAGTTAGGTTCATTCGTTTCTCCTCTTATTGCCGGATATCTGGTGAAAGTGGGGCCTGACGGGACACAGGATTTCAGAATGGTATTTGTATTTTTCGCTCTCGCTTCAGCCTTAGCGGCATTATGTTCGTTTATCCTGAAAGAACAACAAATTACAACATCGCATCATCCAGCAATCAGGGAAAACGAAACTTCCAATCTTTAA
- a CDS encoding isocitrate lyase/PEP mutase family protein: MDRRKVLRNLLQQERIIVAPGCHDALGAKIIEKVGFDVAYMTGNGVSASLIGKPDIGLVTMPEMVSRARGIVSAVNLPVICDADTGYGNINNVIRTVEEYEAAGVSAIHIEDQITPKKCGAMDGLKYISKDEHVAKIRAAVTARQDKNFLIIARTDSRVSMGLEEAISRGKACADAGADIIYIEMLETVDELKEVARKIDAPLMYDMLENTRVPYMNVKELQNIGYKLVIFPLSSTFLYAETTMRLMSSLKETGTTAEFLDKMMTIHDYEELLGLQQIKQREKTLINEQMTG, from the coding sequence GTGGACAGGCGAAAGGTTTTGAGAAATCTTTTACAGCAAGAGAGGATCATTGTGGCACCAGGCTGTCATGATGCATTAGGAGCAAAAATCATAGAAAAAGTCGGGTTTGATGTAGCTTATATGACCGGTAATGGTGTTTCAGCAAGTTTGATTGGGAAACCGGATATCGGTTTAGTAACCATGCCGGAAATGGTCAGTAGAGCCCGGGGGATTGTATCGGCTGTTAATTTGCCCGTTATTTGTGATGCGGACACGGGATATGGAAACATCAACAACGTAATTAGAACGGTAGAAGAATATGAAGCCGCAGGGGTATCGGCTATTCATATTGAAGATCAGATTACCCCTAAAAAATGCGGCGCTATGGATGGGCTAAAATATATATCAAAGGATGAGCATGTAGCCAAAATTAGAGCAGCCGTTACTGCTAGACAAGACAAAAATTTTTTAATAATTGCACGTACTGACTCCCGCGTATCAATGGGATTGGAAGAGGCGATCAGCCGAGGGAAAGCGTGTGCGGATGCAGGGGCCGATATCATCTATATTGAGATGCTGGAAACAGTTGATGAACTAAAAGAAGTCGCTCGAAAAATTGATGCTCCACTAATGTATGACATGTTGGAAAATACCCGAGTCCCCTATATGAACGTCAAGGAATTGCAGAACATAGGGTATAAACTTGTTATATTCCCGCTATCCTCTACATTTCTGTATGCCGAAACAACCATGCGGTTGATGTCATCTTTGAAGGAAACCGGTACTACTGCCGAATTCCTCGATAAGATGATGACGATTCATGACTATGAAGAACTGCTTGGTCTGCAGCAAATAAAGCAAAGAGAGAAAACATTGATTAATGAGCAGATGACTGGGTGA
- a CDS encoding transposase codes for MKARKSSAIQPQMFQFIDMDELVPKKHILRQLNEALDFSVVHDWVAPLYTERTGRPAADPERMVRLMLLSYLFNHSERELYQLLSMHAGYLWFCGLDFESVQRPSPNRPSLPDRTTLVKTRKLWRKHGIFEQMMIHVVDQCIAAGLVKPDVHAGVDGSQVRANASVHSLQEITLAPVHSIEEYLSELARQDQDEMPVDPKKEDSDPPPSSSVRSASETTRLQEEAVHEDFHGKKFSNATHRSVTDPDARLYKKSKGQEAYLRYLVHNVVDVTSGVILSTQASLAAGTAEREISLRQLAALRFQHPTIWIRTVSADKAYGTPEYLGALFAQGMIPLVSLRNLELEPIPTWKRQTHDPEKQGKREVKVQEVLIKNKAKRIQLEGKYRQIQKRRTRCEHAFAEAKTVHGLDRARSRGLENMQEQTLLTAIVQNLKRLCRFKKKRPQTGILACQNPESVIREETLTSAIFRLCSAIFSCIRPFHTVNRHFSPDF; via the coding sequence ATGAAAGCTCGTAAGTCATCGGCCATCCAGCCTCAGATGTTCCAATTTATAGACATGGATGAACTGGTGCCCAAAAAGCATATCCTGCGCCAACTGAACGAAGCGCTTGATTTTTCCGTTGTCCATGACTGGGTGGCGCCGCTGTACACGGAACGTACCGGCCGCCCGGCGGCTGACCCGGAGCGGATGGTTCGATTGATGCTGCTTTCCTACCTGTTCAACCACTCCGAACGGGAATTGTATCAATTGCTATCTATGCATGCGGGCTATTTGTGGTTTTGCGGGCTGGATTTCGAATCCGTTCAGCGACCGAGTCCGAACCGCCCCTCCCTTCCGGATCGAACGACCTTGGTTAAGACCCGCAAATTGTGGCGAAAGCATGGGATTTTCGAGCAAATGATGATCCATGTTGTCGATCAGTGCATTGCGGCTGGCTTGGTAAAACCGGACGTCCACGCAGGGGTGGACGGATCGCAGGTACGAGCCAACGCATCCGTTCACAGCCTGCAGGAAATCACATTGGCCCCGGTGCATTCCATTGAGGAGTACTTGTCAGAATTAGCTCGTCAGGATCAAGACGAAATGCCTGTGGACCCGAAAAAGGAGGATTCCGATCCCCCTCCGTCGTCCTCCGTAAGGTCCGCTTCAGAGACGACACGCTTACAAGAAGAGGCTGTCCATGAAGACTTTCACGGTAAGAAGTTTTCCAATGCGACACACCGAAGCGTAACCGATCCGGACGCCCGGTTATACAAGAAGAGCAAAGGGCAGGAAGCCTATTTGCGCTATTTGGTCCATAACGTCGTCGATGTGACTTCCGGCGTCATTTTGTCAACGCAGGCAAGTCTTGCGGCGGGCACGGCGGAACGGGAGATCAGCCTTCGACAACTGGCAGCCCTTCGTTTTCAACATCCGACGATTTGGATTCGCACCGTATCCGCCGACAAAGCATATGGAACCCCGGAATATCTTGGCGCATTATTTGCACAAGGGATGATTCCGCTTGTTTCGCTTCGGAATCTGGAACTGGAACCGATCCCAACCTGGAAGAGACAAACCCATGATCCAGAAAAACAGGGAAAAAGAGAGGTCAAAGTACAAGAAGTTCTGATCAAAAACAAAGCCAAACGAATCCAACTGGAAGGCAAGTATCGACAGATCCAAAAAAGGCGTACTCGTTGCGAACATGCCTTTGCAGAAGCAAAAACGGTGCACGGGCTGGATCGTGCACGGAGTAGGGGTCTGGAGAATATGCAAGAGCAGACACTGCTGACCGCCATCGTCCAAAATCTGAAAAGGTTATGTCGGTTTAAGAAAAAACGACCTCAAACCGGTATTTTGGCATGCCAAAATCCGGAATCCGTGATCAGGGAAGAAACTCTAACCTCTGCCATTTTCAGGTTATGTTCAGCTATTTTTTCGTGCATAAGGCCATTCCACACCGTAAACCGGCATTTTTCACCGGACTTTTAG
- a CDS encoding TetR/AcrR family transcriptional regulator has translation MAVGQLSSKEYHAKFKMLEWLCNRSQVKLGNKNGGGTGQEMAELETRERILQIAINLFEKKGYHKVSVDEIIEVSCSSKGAFYHNYKSKEELLFTIHDRYIQYTLERGYECYNAWNTSIERLAAIIKDLLIGIDKYKASVTIFFQEYRYLTGEFFEIVEQKRDEYVELMLKILNEGLATGEIRMELPSKILAMAIFGMVDWTYIWYRKNGEYSIEEIADIFVDLILNSVLNHDLRNHPLYEKFMLKNK, from the coding sequence ATGGCGGTTGGACAGCTCAGTAGTAAGGAATATCACGCAAAATTTAAAATGTTAGAATGGTTGTGTAATCGATCTCAGGTAAAATTAGGGAATAAAAATGGCGGAGGAACAGGACAAGAAATGGCGGAGCTTGAAACAAGGGAACGTATCTTACAGATTGCGATCAACTTATTTGAGAAAAAAGGGTACCATAAAGTTTCTGTTGATGAAATTATCGAAGTGAGTTGCAGTTCAAAGGGGGCGTTCTATCACAACTATAAATCGAAAGAAGAACTTCTTTTTACAATCCATGATCGTTATATTCAGTACACGTTAGAAAGAGGTTATGAATGTTATAACGCATGGAATACATCGATAGAACGTCTTGCTGCAATCATTAAAGATTTATTGATTGGTATCGATAAGTATAAAGCTTCGGTGACAATATTTTTCCAGGAGTACAGATATCTGACAGGTGAGTTTTTCGAAATTGTAGAACAGAAACGTGATGAATATGTAGAGTTAATGCTTAAAATTTTGAACGAAGGTCTGGCAACAGGGGAAATCCGGATGGAGTTGCCGTCAAAAATTTTGGCAATGGCGATTTTTGGCATGGTCGATTGGACTTACATCTGGTATCGCAAGAATGGAGAGTATTCGATTGAGGAGATCGCAGATATTTTTGTCGATCTGATTTTAAATTCTGTTTTAAATCATGACTTACGAAACCATCCGTTGTATGAAAAATTCATGCTGAAAAACAAATAA
- a CDS encoding class I adenylate-forming enzyme family protein — translation MNLAFSVEFQAVKRGKQTAVIFDDVNYDYDYMNNLSNQFALTLRDLGVGKGDRVSIWLPNGLSFIGAFFGILKLGALAVPMNVLLKEAEISHVLADAEVKVLITHSTHFPILNHVIENLPNLETVIFTDDHKESVIESEKFKFFSFIKRESDSPFLAIDLSPDDAATILYTSGTTGLPKGVVLTHYNLQSNAEFYADHIQLTDKHFGCIVTPLSHLLVLMAGLILIFLKGGRFLLFEKFEKEYVARKIKELGINFFIGVPAMYYMFLSLPEKEEFDLSSLEICITSGAQMPLEVRKRFEERFRTFTIQAYGQTEASPVISVDRLDMQRKFESVGYPMSHLEVKIVDPTGNEVPRGSTGEIIAKGHCVMKEYWRNPEATRSTVKDGWLHTGDIGYMDEDGYLHLKDRIKEVIIVGGYNVYPAEVENVIYQHPAVLEAAVIGVTDQRLGEIPKAFIVKKRGVDVSKEEIIQFCSSKLARYKVMREVEFIDEIPKTVTGKLLKRKLKEQYTSSQY, via the coding sequence GTGAACCTGGCATTTTCAGTTGAATTTCAAGCCGTAAAAAGGGGAAAACAAACTGCGGTTATTTTTGATGATGTAAATTATGACTATGATTACATGAATAACTTGTCAAATCAATTTGCACTAACTTTGAGAGACCTGGGAGTGGGAAAAGGAGATCGTGTTTCAATTTGGTTGCCAAATGGATTAAGTTTTATAGGCGCATTTTTCGGAATATTGAAACTTGGCGCTTTAGCTGTGCCCATGAACGTTTTGCTTAAGGAGGCAGAGATTTCACACGTACTTGCAGATGCGGAAGTTAAAGTACTAATTACACACTCCACTCATTTTCCAATCTTAAATCATGTTATTGAAAACCTGCCTAATCTTGAAACAGTAATTTTTACCGATGATCATAAGGAGTCTGTTATAGAAAGTGAAAAGTTTAAGTTTTTCAGTTTTATCAAAAGGGAGTCGGATTCTCCTTTTCTGGCGATTGATTTATCACCGGATGATGCCGCGACTATTTTGTATACTTCCGGAACCACAGGGCTCCCTAAAGGTGTTGTGCTGACTCATTATAATTTACAATCCAATGCCGAATTTTACGCAGATCACATTCAATTAACAGATAAACATTTCGGTTGTATTGTTACTCCTTTATCCCACTTATTGGTATTGATGGCAGGTCTGATACTGATATTTTTGAAAGGGGGCAGGTTTTTGTTATTTGAAAAATTCGAAAAAGAATATGTTGCAAGAAAAATTAAAGAACTCGGAATCAATTTCTTTATCGGAGTGCCAGCCATGTATTACATGTTTTTATCGTTACCGGAAAAAGAAGAGTTTGATTTATCCAGTTTGGAAATATGCATTACGAGCGGAGCACAGATGCCATTGGAAGTAAGAAAACGGTTTGAAGAGAGATTCCGCACATTCACGATTCAAGCCTATGGACAAACGGAAGCTTCTCCGGTTATTTCTGTTGATCGCTTAGACATGCAAAGGAAGTTTGAAAGCGTTGGTTATCCTATGTCCCACCTTGAAGTCAAAATTGTGGATCCAACAGGGAATGAAGTTCCAAGAGGGAGTACAGGGGAAATTATTGCAAAGGGACACTGTGTTATGAAGGAATATTGGAGAAATCCCGAGGCAACCCGATCGACTGTAAAAGACGGTTGGCTTCATACCGGGGATATAGGTTATATGGATGAGGATGGTTATCTCCATCTCAAAGATAGGATCAAAGAAGTAATTATCGTTGGCGGTTATAATGTCTATCCCGCTGAGGTGGAAAATGTGATTTATCAACATCCCGCCGTGTTGGAAGCCGCTGTTATTGGAGTTACCGATCAGCGATTAGGGGAAATACCCAAAGCTTTCATTGTCAAAAAGAGGGGAGTGGATGTATCTAAGGAAGAAATTATTCAGTTCTGTTCTTCAAAATTAGCACGATATAAGGTAATGAGAGAAGTTGAATTTATCGATGAAATTCCAAAAACCGTTACAGGAAAGTTGTTGAAGCGAAAGTTAAAAGAACAATACACCAGTTCTCAATACTAA
- a CDS encoding class I SAM-dependent methyltransferase, giving the protein MKENQVSLTAIMTAYLRAYHAMNDTPKIFDDFRAYRLIPEERRALIEQGFSRALQIHVPESNLACSAQATNTLPSLLQTMGLPNVLSRSRYTEDNLEQAVKQGVKQYVILGAGMDTFAFRRPDLLSQVQVFEVDHPATQAFKLNRLAELEWEIPSNLHFVPVDFTKESLADALKGTSYDLQTKSFFSWLGVTMYLTRNEVFATLRSIADIAPEGSAIIFDYFVPQEATPHMKEMREDLRKIGEPIKTTFDPSTLAFELESLGFRLHENLSPSAIQERYFQSRTDGYYASKHVRFAWAVVE; this is encoded by the coding sequence ATGAAAGAAAACCAAGTCAGTCTTACTGCAATAATGACCGCGTACTTACGTGCCTACCATGCCATGAATGATACCCCAAAAATTTTTGATGACTTTCGAGCCTATCGTTTGATACCAGAGGAAAGACGTGCACTCATTGAACAAGGATTTTCTAGAGCTCTCCAGATTCATGTTCCTGAAAGCAACTTGGCATGCTCCGCCCAGGCGACAAATACCTTGCCGTCTTTATTGCAAACCATGGGATTACCTAATGTCCTTAGCCGTTCAAGATATACGGAAGACAACCTTGAGCAGGCTGTAAAACAAGGGGTGAAGCAGTATGTGATACTCGGGGCGGGGATGGATACCTTTGCTTTCCGTCGTCCGGATCTCTTAAGTCAGGTTCAAGTATTTGAGGTTGACCACCCGGCCACACAAGCCTTCAAACTTAATCGACTGGCTGAATTAGAATGGGAAATCCCATCAAATCTTCACTTTGTACCTGTGGATTTCACAAAGGAGAGTTTGGCTGATGCACTCAAGGGAACTTCTTATGACTTGCAGACTAAAAGCTTTTTTAGTTGGTTAGGCGTCACAATGTACTTAACCCGAAACGAAGTGTTCGCAACGCTGCGTTCCATTGCCGATATTGCCCCCGAGGGCAGTGCGATTATTTTCGATTACTTTGTACCACAAGAAGCTACTCCACATATGAAAGAGATGCGGGAGGATTTACGAAAGATAGGTGAGCCGATTAAAACGACCTTTGACCCGTCAACACTAGCTTTTGAACTGGAAAGTTTAGGGTTTCGTCTTCATGAGAACTTAAGCCCATCCGCTATCCAAGAACGCTATTTTCAGAGTCGAACGGACGGTTATTATGCGAGTAAACATGTGCGCTTTGCGTGGGCAGTAGTCGAGTAA
- a CDS encoding LytTR family DNA-binding domain-containing protein codes for MDLTSIQTIVEAIRDPIPQEASIAIADQSRFIFYQPSKSIDLRIKPGDEIQEGTLTRLALRKRVRLSKFVDSSPFGIDYYATSTPITNGDMTIGCFTLIYPSYPESYLPRYQFLIGKADGRWVPVPFSDIYLITSETGKTFLYTTGGKYLNKYSLVELERMLPPEQFIRCHRSFLVNVNEIAEIHPDFHSTFVLVLKKNRNLRVSVSQKYASRFRHLMGF; via the coding sequence GTGGACCTAACATCAATCCAAACTATTGTAGAGGCGATCCGTGATCCGATTCCGCAAGAAGCTTCCATTGCGATAGCCGATCAGTCCCGGTTTATTTTTTATCAACCAAGCAAAAGTATTGACTTACGAATAAAACCTGGGGATGAAATTCAGGAAGGGACGTTGACACGGCTCGCATTAAGAAAACGAGTTCGTCTGTCAAAGTTTGTGGATTCAAGCCCGTTCGGCATAGATTATTATGCAACAAGCACCCCGATTACAAATGGAGATATGACAATCGGATGCTTTACCTTAATTTATCCGTCATATCCTGAATCGTATCTGCCGCGTTATCAGTTCCTGATTGGGAAAGCAGATGGCCGCTGGGTTCCTGTCCCGTTTTCAGATATTTATTTAATCACTTCGGAAACCGGTAAGACGTTTCTTTATACCACAGGCGGCAAATACTTGAATAAATACAGTCTTGTGGAGTTGGAGCGGATGCTGCCTCCCGAACAGTTTATCCGCTGCCACCGCTCTTTCCTTGTAAATGTAAACGAGATTGCGGAAATTCATCCGGATTTTCATTCCACGTTCGTGCTGGTATTGAAAAAAAATAGAAACCTGCGAGTCTCGGTCAGTCAGAAATATGCCAGTCGTTTCCGTCATTTGATGGGTTTTTAA
- a CDS encoding M20 family metallopeptidase — protein sequence MQEAVQFLKEMIRLKSVNPPGDEEPVARLIEAMLKKSGIESEVRILGTNRANLVARIKGTGAKKSLVYSGHMDTVPPGDISWKFDPYGAVEHEGHVYGRGASDMKGGLAAMVVAMTEIARSGVTLQGDLVLAATAGEEVDCCGARAMVEEGLLQEVGAMVIGEPSNGEIFTAHKGALWLEITAYGKTAHGSMPEQGVNAIEHMNRFINALRDRFKFRYDRDHLLGEPTLNLSVISGGVKTNVVPDVCRLQIDIRTVPGQDHLQIVADVERLFKEIEADTSAKFELAVLNDKPSVRTPVTHELIGLSLATAKELFQKDFQPAGVRYFTDASVFVPGAGGDLPVIVYGPGDEKMAHQPDEFVETAKYLDAIQFYKALALRFLV from the coding sequence ATGCAGGAAGCCGTTCAATTTCTTAAAGAGATGATTCGTTTAAAAAGCGTCAACCCGCCAGGGGATGAAGAACCTGTTGCACGTCTGATCGAAGCAATGTTAAAAAAGAGTGGAATTGAGTCGGAGGTAAGAATTCTTGGAACCAACCGTGCCAATCTGGTAGCGCGAATCAAAGGAACGGGAGCTAAAAAAAGTCTGGTTTACAGCGGACATATGGATACAGTTCCGCCAGGGGACATTTCATGGAAATTCGATCCTTATGGGGCGGTGGAACATGAAGGACATGTCTACGGACGGGGAGCGTCTGACATGAAAGGCGGATTGGCCGCCATGGTTGTGGCGATGACAGAGATCGCCAGGTCGGGAGTGACTCTGCAGGGAGATTTGGTACTGGCTGCAACAGCCGGAGAAGAAGTGGACTGCTGCGGGGCCCGTGCAATGGTTGAGGAGGGGCTTCTGCAGGAGGTTGGTGCCATGGTTATCGGTGAACCCAGCAACGGAGAGATTTTTACCGCCCATAAAGGAGCTCTCTGGCTGGAGATTACAGCTTACGGCAAGACGGCCCACGGTTCAATGCCTGAACAGGGTGTGAATGCGATCGAGCATATGAACCGTTTCATTAATGCATTGAGAGACCGATTTAAATTCCGGTATGACAGGGACCATTTACTCGGAGAGCCGACTTTAAACCTGAGTGTGATTTCCGGTGGGGTCAAGACAAATGTGGTGCCCGATGTGTGCCGACTTCAAATTGATATTCGGACGGTTCCGGGGCAGGATCATCTTCAGATTGTGGCAGACGTGGAAAGATTATTCAAAGAGATCGAAGCGGATACGTCGGCAAAATTTGAATTGGCTGTTCTTAACGACAAACCGTCTGTCCGGACACCTGTCACTCATGAACTGATAGGTCTTTCTCTTGCAACGGCGAAAGAACTGTTCCAAAAAGATTTCCAACCGGCCGGCGTACGATATTTTACAGACGCTTCTGTTTTTGTGCCGGGAGCTGGCGGCGACCTGCCCGTAATTGTTTACGGACCCGGGGATGAAAAGATGGCGCATCAACCGGATGAATTTGTGGAGACAGCCAAGTATCTGGATGCGATCCAGTTTTATAAAGCATTGGCTCTTCGTTTCCTCGTCTGA
- a CDS encoding acetyl-CoA hydrolase/transferase family protein, which translates to MDVTNRLFNRDLMNRIVSAEEAASWIKDGMTVAMSGFTQAGDAKVVPYALVERVKREKKPFKINVYTGASINSEIDGILAEASIVNLRLPYQSEKRMRDSINEGEIRYIDQHLSHTAEMIRQNALPQIDIAIVEAVAITEEGYIVPTTSVGNSHIFVEKAKAIIVELNEAQPTQLMGIHDLYNPEEQGRRRPILLTAVDQRIGASAFMIDPDKIKGIVLTNQRDVTSKIIQPDEDTAIMADHLVHFFCEEVKAGRLAKNLAPLQSGVGSVANAVFHGFLKSEFTDLEVYSEVLQDAVFDLIDAGKIRFASGCSITLSPAKADKVLGNFEKYRDKLLLRPQEISNHPEIVRRLGLIAMNTAIEVDIYGNVNSTHMFGSRIMNGIGGSGDFARNARLTIFVTKSTAKNGNVSCIVPFISHVDHTEHDVDVIVTEQGLADLRGLSPRERASVIINNCAHPQYRPQLLEYYQEAVKRGGQTPHVLEKALSWHVRYQREGTMLGKSL; encoded by the coding sequence ATGGATGTGACAAACCGCTTGTTCAATCGGGATTTGATGAACCGCATTGTAAGCGCAGAAGAAGCTGCTTCGTGGATTAAGGATGGGATGACGGTGGCGATGAGCGGGTTTACGCAAGCCGGTGACGCGAAAGTCGTTCCGTATGCTTTAGTAGAACGTGTAAAAAGAGAAAAAAAGCCATTTAAAATTAATGTATATACGGGTGCGTCGATCAATTCCGAAATCGACGGCATTCTGGCGGAAGCCAGTATCGTCAATCTCCGTCTGCCATACCAGTCAGAGAAAAGAATGAGAGACAGCATTAACGAAGGGGAAATACGGTACATCGATCAACATCTTTCCCATACAGCCGAAATGATACGGCAAAACGCACTTCCCCAAATTGATATCGCGATTGTGGAAGCGGTTGCAATTACGGAAGAGGGATATATCGTTCCTACAACATCGGTTGGGAATTCTCATATTTTTGTAGAGAAAGCGAAAGCGATTATTGTTGAACTCAATGAGGCGCAACCCACACAATTGATGGGAATTCATGATTTGTATAACCCGGAGGAACAAGGACGCCGCCGCCCCATTCTACTCACGGCAGTCGATCAGCGGATCGGAGCAAGCGCTTTCATGATTGATCCGGACAAGATTAAAGGAATTGTTCTTACAAATCAGCGTGACGTTACTTCAAAGATCATACAACCTGATGAAGATACTGCGATCATGGCGGATCATCTTGTTCATTTTTTTTGTGAGGAAGTAAAGGCCGGGCGACTTGCGAAAAATCTTGCACCGCTGCAGTCAGGAGTCGGTTCTGTGGCAAATGCAGTATTCCATGGTTTCCTGAAGTCCGAATTTACCGACTTGGAAGTTTATTCTGAAGTGCTGCAGGATGCCGTATTTGATTTAATCGATGCAGGAAAAATCAGATTTGCATCAGGATGTTCGATCACACTTTCCCCGGCAAAAGCGGACAAGGTATTAGGTAATTTTGAAAAATATCGCGATAAACTCCTGCTGCGGCCTCAGGAGATATCCAATCACCCGGAAATCGTACGCCGCCTTGGTTTAATTGCGATGAATACCGCCATCGAAGTCGATATTTACGGGAATGTCAATTCTACGCACATGTTTGGTTCCAGAATCATGAATGGTATTGGCGGTTCAGGCGATTTTGCCAGGAATGCAAGATTGACAATCTTTGTTACCAAATCAACAGCTAAAAACGGAAACGTTTCTTGTATCGTTCCGTTTATCTCGCACGTTGACCATACGGAACACGATGTAGACGTGATCGTAACGGAACAGGGTTTAGCAGATCTGCGCGGTCTTTCTCCGCGTGAGAGGGCCTCTGTGATTATAAACAACTGCGCGCATCCCCAGTATCGTCCGCAGTTACTTGAATATTACCAGGAAGCGGTAAAACGAGGGGGACAGACGCCGCATGTGTTGGAAAAGGCTCTTTCATGGCACGTCCGATATCAAAGAGAAGGAACGATGCTTGGAAAAAGCCTGTAG